From Glycine soja cultivar W05 chromosome 4, ASM419377v2, whole genome shotgun sequence, the proteins below share one genomic window:
- the LOC114408892 gene encoding protein TIC 55, chloroplastic-like, with amino-acid sequence MEVLLLCGQERHTKRAFVSFPVFLPRLSLCLCYLLRSSLLLSNMALVNPFLCTTRTSLPLRVSGPPNQVLPRWTLCSQYSFKTSSLRSKQLRCGATADIKADHAVLVGPTSEEERKGDYDWTQEWYPLYLTQNVPEDAPLGLRVFDKQLVLFKDGNGQFRCYEDRCPHRLAKLSEGQLIDGRLECLYHGWQFEGEGKCVKIPQLPADAKIPRAACVKTYEVRDSQGVIWVWMSLKTPPNVSKLPWFENFARPGFQDVSTIHELPYDHSILLENLMDPAHIPISHDRTDWTAKREDAQPLCFEVTERTDRGFAGWWGREKDGSMPNFLRFEAPCVLQNNREIIDKNGEINYFSGLFLCRPTGQGKSMLIVRFGGTKRSPLAKVFPKWYFHQNASKVFEQDMGFLSSQNEILLREKVPTKELYLNLKSSDTWVAEYRKWMDKAGHGMPYHFGHSTISLPKEPAVVEHAPAGLVAGQSASSPTKGGIGTMHAPNFANRYFRHVIHCKGCRTVVKAFEAWKNALSAVAIALTALAILLSGRQWKVLLLASAALCSVGVYACSTAIAMNTTNFIRTHRRL; translated from the exons ATGGAAGTGTTATTATTATGTGGCCAGGAACGACACACGAAACGTGCATTTGTCTCTTTTCCTGTGTTTCTTCCTCGTTTGAGTTTGTGTTTGTGCTATCTTCTTCGCTCTTCACTTTTGTTGTCTAACATGGCTTTGGTGAATCCGTTTCTGTGTACCACTCGAACTTCCCTCCCTCTGCGAGTTTCAGGTCCACCAAACCAAGTCCTACCACGTTGGACTCTCTGCTCCCAATATTCATTCAAAACATCATCACTAAGATCGAAGCAACTCAGGTGTGGCGCCACTGCAGACATCAAAGCAGATCACGCGGTTCTTGTGGGCCCCACCAGCGAGGAGGAGAGAAAAGGGGACTATGACTGGACACAGGAATGGTACCCTTTGTATCTCACTCAGAATGTGCCCGAAGATGCACCTTTGGGTCTCAGAGTGTTTGATAAACAGCTCGTGTTGTTCAAGGATGGCAATGGCCAGTTTCGCTGTTACGAAGATCGCTGCCCCCACCG GTTAGCGAAACTATCTGAGGGACAGTTGATTGATGGAAGGCTCGAGTGTCTATACCATGGATGGCAATTTGAAGGGGAGGGAAAATGTGTGAAGATACCTCAG CTTCCAGCTGATGCCAAAATCCCAAGGGCTGCTTGTGTTAAAACATATGAAGTGAGGGACTCTCAAGGTGTTATTTGGGTATGGATGTCCCTCAAGACACCTCCAAATGTCAGTAAATTACCTTGGTTTGAGAACTTCGCAAGGCCGGGGTTTCAAGATGTTTCGACAATTCACGAACTCCCTTATGATCACTCTATTCTTCTGGAGAACCTGATGGATCCTGCTCATATCCCAATCTCCCATGACAGAACAGATTGGACTGCGAAAAGGGAGGATGCTCAGCCGCTGTGTTTTGAGGTGACCGAACGAACAGATAGAGGGTTTGCAGGTTGGTGGGGCAGAGAGAAAGATGGATCCATGCCTAACTTCTTGCGGTTTGAGGCTCCTTGTGTTCTACAAAACAACAGGGAAATTATTGATAAGAATGGTGAAATAAACTACTTCAGTGGCCTGTTCCTTTGTAGACCAACCGGGCAAGGGAAATCCATGCTGATAGTTAGGTTTGGAGGAACAAAAAGATCTCCACTAGCAAAAGTGTTTCCTAAGTGGTACTTCCATCAGAATGCAAGCAAGGTGTTTGAGCAAGACATGGGATTCTTGTCATCACAAAATGAAATTCTTCTGAGAGAAAAGGTTCCAACAAAGGAACTATACCTGAATCTGAAATCATCAGACACATGGGTTGCTGAATACAGGAAGTGGATGGACAAAGCGGGGCATGGAATGCCATATCATTTTGGTCACAGCACTATCTCTTTGCCTAAAGAGCCTGCTGTGGTTGAACACGCACCTGCTGGACTAGTCGCAGGACAATCAGCTTCCTCACCAACCAAGGGGGGCATTGGAACAATGCATGCCCCTAATTTTGCCAACAGATATTTTAGGCATGTGATTCATTGCAAAGGATGTAGAACCGTCGTCAAAGCTTTCGAAGCTTGGAAAAATGCTCTTTCAGCTGTGGCAATTGCATTAACTGCGTTGGCAATTCTGCTTTCTGGGAGACAATGGAAGGTCCTTCTCTTGGCATCTGCAGCTCTCTGCTCTGTTGGAGTCTATGCTTGCTCAACCGCCATTGCAATGAATACAACAAATTTTATTAGGACACATAGGAGATTGTGA